The following proteins are co-located in the Patescibacteria group bacterium genome:
- a CDS encoding peptidoglycan bridge formation glycyltransferase FemA/FemB family protein, translated as MQISEISDKTQWNSHIGSLQKSQFLQSYEWGEFQKSMGRKVWRLGTEQDGKLIDTAQVIKHDLPLGKSYLYMPRVVMSHEESVIRELEKIAKQENSIFLKIEPVNQLSIINLPAGRQGYQLSIAKPIQPQTTLYLDLTHSEQEILSSLRQKTRYNIRLAEKRGVTVKESNNINEFFKLNRETSKRDKFKSHPDKYYQKMYNILGNYQLSIINYQCRLKLFTAYYKDKPLSTNIVILFGDTATYTHGASSNENRNIMAPYLLQWEIIKYAKSQNYKWYDFWGINPSDKNLSNLKARFANLAFRETWFNPSWQGITRFKRGFVSEKTGQEITYPNCYDLIFQPKWYKLYKIAKYFKI; from the coding sequence ATGCAAATATCTGAAATTTCAGACAAAACCCAATGGAATTCTCATATCGGCTCTCTCCAAAAGAGTCAGTTTTTACAATCATACGAATGGGGAGAATTTCAAAAATCTATGGGGCGGAAAGTGTGGCGATTAGGAACTGAGCAAGACGGAAAATTAATTGACACAGCGCAAGTCATCAAACACGATTTGCCGCTAGGGAAAAGCTATTTATATATGCCACGCGTAGTCATGAGTCATGAGGAATCAGTCATCAGGGAATTAGAAAAAATAGCAAAACAAGAAAATTCAATTTTTCTTAAAATAGAACCCGTTAATCAATTATCAATTATCAACCTGCCTGCCGGTAGGCAAGGTTATCAATTATCAATCGCTAAACCAATCCAACCCCAAACAACCTTATATTTAGATTTAACTCATTCAGAGCAAGAAATATTATCGTCCCTGCGCCAAAAAACCCGCTACAATATTCGTCTTGCAGAAAAACGCGGAGTCACAGTAAAAGAATCCAACAACATTAACGAATTTTTCAAACTCAACCGCGAAACTTCCAAACGCGACAAATTCAAATCCCACCCAGATAAGTATTATCAAAAGATGTATAATATTCTCGGCAATTATCAATTATCAATTATCAATTATCAATGTCGTCTCAAACTCTTCACCGCCTATTACAAAGATAAACCGTTATCAACGAACATCGTTATCCTCTTCGGCGACACCGCCACCTACACCCACGGCGCTTCTTCAAACGAAAATCGCAACATCATGGCACCATATCTGTTGCAATGGGAGATTATAAAATACGCTAAATCACAAAATTACAAATGGTATGATTTCTGGGGAATAAATCCGTCCGATAAAAATTTGTCAAACCTGAAGGCGAGATTCGCGAATCTCGCCTTCAGGGAGACGTGGTTCAACCCCTCATGGCAAGGAATCACCCGTTTCAAGCGCGGCTTTGTGTCAGAAAAAACCGGCCAAGAAATAACCTATCCAAATTGTTATGATTTGATTTTTCAGCCAAAATGGTATAAGCTTTATAAAATTGCAAAATATTTTAAAATATAA
- the ruvA gene encoding Holliday junction branch migration protein RuvA gives MISYLSGKIQSKDLKSLCVNVGGIGYRVYATLRILDKTVIGQEVELYTHLNVREDALELYGFENIEELELFTKLISVSGIGPKSALGVFTIAKAMEIKQAIANGDPALLTRVSGIGKKTADRIIVELRNKIGEIKISGQEYGNLAPSDADAIDALIGLGYSRQQAVESLRQSGEGSVEDRLRQALKILGKK, from the coding sequence ATGATATCCTACCTCTCAGGCAAAATTCAATCAAAAGACCTAAAATCCCTTTGTGTTAATGTGGGCGGCATTGGCTATCGTGTCTATGCCACGCTTCGCATTTTAGACAAAACTGTTATTGGCCAAGAAGTGGAGCTTTATACCCATCTTAACGTCCGCGAGGATGCGCTTGAACTTTACGGCTTTGAAAATATTGAAGAACTAGAGCTCTTCACCAAGCTCATCTCTGTTTCCGGCATCGGCCCCAAATCAGCCCTGGGAGTTTTCACCATTGCCAAAGCTATGGAAATTAAACAAGCCATAGCAAATGGCGACCCCGCTCTTCTTACTCGCGTCTCCGGGATCGGCAAAAAAACCGCTGACCGCATTATCGTTGAATTACGCAATAAAATAGGCGAAATAAAAATTTCAGGCCAAGAATACGGCAATCTTGCCCCGTCTGATGCCGATGCTATTGACGCCCTAATCGGCCTGGGCTATTCCCGCCAGCAAGCAGTCGAATCCCTCCGTCAATCAGGAGAAGGATCAGTTGAAGATCGTCTTAGACAAGCATTAAAAATTTTAGGAAAAAAATAA
- a CDS encoding U32 family peptidase C-terminal domain-containing protein codes for MTPELLAPAGNLKKLKYAIAFGADAVYLGAPGFSLRARINEFTSAKIKQGIEYAHARGVKVYITLNIFAHNHHLKKLPSHLKQLNHQASSFRPDALIISDPGILTYVKKHFPKIKIILSTQANVTNWQSAKFWYEQGVKRIILARELTLKEITEIHKRVPKLELECFVHGAMCMSYSGRCLLSKWINNREANLGDCSHPCRWSYDIKTLKHKNIKTNDEFILSEKGHPDIEMMVKQGEEGSYVLNSRDLCLIKHLDQLKKAGVYSFKIEGRTKSIYYLSTVTRAYRRVLDRLESPAQAMKDLNKLQTRGYSYGFLFGRERVEQNDERSHEKINWEFAGEVIDSLPINKKGSKRLPSFKTNILVHNTLCINDKIEFIPPKGKVVKMILKKMWNSQGKEIQEAHGGRNQKVMIESNITFPKMAIIRRKL; via the coding sequence ATGACTCCTGAACTCCTCGCCCCCGCCGGCAATCTAAAAAAACTCAAATACGCCATTGCTTTCGGCGCCGACGCTGTTTATCTCGGAGCGCCTGGTTTTAGTTTGCGCGCCAGAATCAATGAATTCACTTCAGCCAAAATAAAACAAGGCATTGAATATGCACACGCACGCGGAGTCAAGGTCTACATCACTCTCAACATATTCGCGCACAATCATCATCTTAAAAAACTCCCATCTCACCTCAAGCAACTCAATCATCAAGCATCAAGTTTTAGGCCAGACGCTCTTATTATTTCTGACCCTGGAATTCTCACTTATGTCAAAAAACACTTTCCCAAAATCAAAATAATTTTATCAACCCAAGCCAATGTTACAAATTGGCAAAGCGCAAAATTCTGGTATGAGCAAGGCGTTAAAAGAATCATCTTAGCTCGCGAACTAACGCTCAAAGAAATCACGGAAATCCACAAGCGCGTTCCAAAACTAGAACTTGAATGTTTTGTCCATGGCGCTATGTGCATGAGCTATTCCGGCCGCTGTCTGCTCTCAAAATGGATAAACAACCGCGAAGCTAATCTTGGCGATTGCTCCCATCCATGCCGTTGGTCATACGACATTAAAACATTAAAACATAAAAACATAAAAACAAACGACGAATTTATTCTCTCTGAGAAAGGACACCCAGACATTGAAATGATGGTTAAACAGGGAGAAGAGGGAAGTTATGTTTTAAATTCACGCGATTTATGCTTAATAAAACATCTCGATCAACTCAAAAAGGCCGGTGTTTACAGTTTTAAAATTGAAGGCCGCACAAAATCAATTTATTATCTTAGCACTGTCACTCGCGCTTATCGCCGTGTTCTTGACAGGCTCGAATCACCTGCTCAGGCCATGAAAGATTTGAACAAACTCCAAACACGCGGTTACTCTTATGGATTTTTATTTGGTCGCGAAAGAGTTGAGCAAAACGATGAACGTTCACACGAGAAAATAAATTGGGAATTTGCCGGGGAGGTTATTGATTCCTTACCAATAAATAAGAAGGGGAGCAAACGTTTGCCTTCATTTAAAACCAATATTCTCGTCCACAACACCCTTTGCATTAACGACAAAATAGAATTTATCCCGCCAAAAGGCAAGGTTGTAAAAATGATTCTCAAAAAAATGTGGAATTCACAAGGCAAAGAAATCCAAGAAGCTCATGGTGGACGAAATCAAAAAGTTATGATAGAGTCAAATATAACATTTCCAAAAATGGCGATTATCAGAAGGAAACTCTAA
- the uvrB gene encoding excinuclease ABC subunit UvrB — MKFKLQSKFKPTGDQPQAIKKLTQGLQKGYRDQTLLGVTGSGKTFTMANVIQNIQKPTLVISHNKTLAAQLASEFQEFFPENAVHYFVSYYDYYQPEAYIPRSDTYIAKDSSINEEIDRLRHAATQSLLTRSDVIVVASVSCIYGLGSPEHYEGISLSLRQGQKIKRDDVLRELTEMYYKRNDIGFNRGTFRVRGDVLDIYPSNAIGEYVRLELFGDRIDRIKYLDELTLKETKKLVTSNKKQGTTVTVFPASHFVTYKDEFKKIAQEIQEELKDRIKYFKKNNKLLEAQRIEQRTKFDLEMMKETGYCAGIENYSRYLDGRQPGQPPFVLLDYFIHAHDDFLIFIDESHMTVPQIGGMHAGDRARKTVLIDYGFRLPSALDNRPLNFSEFDKRIKQVIYVSATPREYEITQSKQTVEQLIRPTGLIDPTIEVKPIKNQIDDLMEQIRQRVAKKQRVLVTTLTKRLAEDLSEYLREAGIKVQYLHSEIGTFERLDILRDLRLGKYDVVVGINLLREGLDLPEVSLIVILDADKEGFLRNDISLIQTMGRAARHQDGHVIMYADRMTGSMKTAMQETNRRRRTQEKYNQKHGIVPATIQKEIKKERFAPERALPLDSLRSLEISASPRELVELIKDLEDQMELAAKNLEFERAAVIRDEIGVLKKVIK, encoded by the coding sequence ATGAAATTCAAACTCCAATCCAAATTCAAACCCACGGGCGATCAGCCGCAGGCGATAAAAAAATTGACACAAGGACTTCAAAAAGGATACAGAGACCAAACGCTTTTGGGCGTGACCGGAAGCGGGAAAACTTTTACCATGGCTAATGTGATTCAAAATATCCAAAAACCAACTTTGGTAATCTCTCATAATAAAACCTTGGCGGCGCAATTGGCGAGCGAGTTTCAGGAATTTTTTCCAGAAAACGCGGTGCATTATTTTGTGTCATACTATGATTACTATCAACCCGAGGCCTATATTCCCAGAAGCGATACTTATATTGCAAAAGATTCTTCAATAAACGAAGAAATTGACCGCTTGCGGCACGCGGCAACGCAGTCGCTTTTGACTAGGAGCGATGTGATTGTTGTGGCTTCGGTTTCTTGCATTTACGGGCTTGGCTCGCCAGAACATTATGAAGGGATTAGCTTGAGTTTGCGACAAGGACAAAAAATTAAACGAGATGATGTTTTGCGGGAGTTGACTGAAATGTATTATAAAAGAAATGATATTGGTTTTAATCGCGGGACTTTTCGAGTTCGCGGAGATGTTCTTGATATTTATCCGTCTAATGCAATTGGGGAATATGTGAGATTAGAGCTCTTTGGGGATCGAATTGACAGAATAAAATACCTTGACGAGCTGACTTTAAAAGAGACTAAGAAACTAGTAACTAGCAACAAGAAACAAGGGACGACGGTGACTGTTTTCCCGGCGAGTCATTTTGTAACTTATAAAGACGAATTTAAAAAAATTGCGCAGGAAATTCAAGAAGAGCTTAAAGATAGAATTAAATATTTTAAAAAGAATAATAAACTTTTAGAAGCGCAAAGAATTGAACAAAGAACAAAATTTGATTTGGAGATGATGAAAGAGACCGGATATTGCGCGGGGATTGAAAATTACTCGCGATATCTGGATGGCCGACAGCCTGGTCAGCCGCCGTTTGTTTTGCTTGATTATTTTATCCACGCTCATGATGACTTCCTGATCTTTATTGACGAAAGCCATATGACAGTGCCGCAGATCGGGGGGATGCATGCCGGAGACCGAGCCAGGAAAACAGTTTTGATTGATTATGGATTTCGGTTGCCAAGCGCGCTTGATAATAGACCGCTAAATTTTAGCGAATTTGACAAACGGATTAAACAAGTAATATACGTATCAGCTACGCCGCGGGAATATGAAATTACACAGTCCAAACAAACAGTGGAACAACTTATTCGACCGACTGGTTTGATTGACCCAACTATTGAAGTTAAACCAATAAAGAATCAAATTGACGATTTAATGGAGCAAATTAGACAACGGGTTGCCAAAAAACAGCGAGTGTTAGTGACGACTTTGACCAAAAGATTAGCCGAAGATTTGAGCGAGTATCTGCGGGAAGCGGGAATTAAAGTCCAATACTTGCACAGCGAAATTGGAACTTTTGAACGTTTGGATATTTTGCGGGACTTACGTTTGGGAAAATATGATGTGGTGGTGGGAATTAATCTTTTGCGCGAAGGTTTGGATTTGCCGGAAGTTTCTTTGATCGTGATTTTGGACGCGGATAAAGAGGGCTTTTTGCGCAATGACATTTCTTTAATTCAAACAATGGGCCGGGCGGCGCGTCATCAAGACGGGCATGTGATTATGTATGCGGACAGGATGACTGGGTCAATGAAAACGGCAATGCAAGAAACCAATAGACGGCGTCGAACTCAAGAAAAATATAATCAGAAGCATGGGATTGTGCCGGCCACCATACAAAAGGAAATCAAAAAAGAGCGGTTTGCGCCGGAGCGAGCGCTTCCTCTCGACTCGCTACGTTCGCTCGAGATCTCGGCTTCACCTCGAGAATTAGTTGAATTGATTAAAGATTTAGAAGACCAGATGGAATTGGCTGCCAAGAATTTGGAGTTTGAGAGAGCGGCGGTGATTAGAGACGAGATTGGAGTGTTGAAGAAAGTAATTAAGTAA
- the truB gene encoding tRNA pseudouridine(55) synthase TruB has translation MVNNVNKFGFLLINKPPGPTSHDIIDELREITNIRKIGHAGTLDPFASGLLIVAVGREATRQISEFVKLDKKYVARLRLGYVSDTYDRTGVIKDIVNRVNKMVNKVNNLKHPKLSEIKSALQGFLGEQLQVPPMFSAKKVKGKKLYELARAGKEVEREPVKINIYELSLIKYDYPYLTIDAHCSSGTYIRTIAHDIGQRLGIGAYLKELKRTQIGEYELRNAVELKGLTKENFSQFLFLL, from the coding sequence ATGGTTAATAATGTTAATAAATTCGGTTTTCTCTTAATCAATAAACCCCCTGGCCCGACTTCACATGATATTATTGACGAACTTCGGGAAATAACCAACATCAGAAAAATCGGGCATGCCGGGACATTGGATCCGTTTGCGAGCGGTCTTTTGATTGTGGCTGTCGGCAGAGAAGCAACGCGTCAAATTTCTGAATTTGTAAAATTGGACAAAAAATACGTTGCGAGGTTGCGATTGGGATATGTATCTGACACCTATGACAGGACAGGAGTGATTAAGGACATTGTTAATAGAGTTAATAAAATGGTTAATAAAGTTAATAATTTAAAACATCCCAAATTATCGGAAATAAAAAGTGCTTTGCAAGGTTTTCTTGGTGAACAATTACAGGTGCCGCCGATGTTTTCGGCAAAGAAAGTGAAAGGTAAAAAATTGTATGAGCTGGCGCGAGCTGGCAAAGAAGTTGAACGGGAGCCGGTGAAGATTAATATTTATGAATTAAGTCTGATTAAGTATGATTATCCATATTTGACTATTGATGCCCACTGTTCGTCCGGAACCTATATCCGAACCATAGCCCATGATATTGGGCAAAGGTTAGGCATTGGGGCTTATCTTAAGGAACTCAAAAGGACGCAAATTGGGGAGTATGAATTGAGAAATGCGGTTGAGCTGAAAGGCCTGACTAAAGAAAATTTTTCTCAGTTTTTGTTTCTATTGTAA
- a CDS encoding DNA-directed RNA polymerase subunit beta yields the protein MSSNNKTIERKVFTKNRDALPLPDLIEVQKDAYKWFFDQGLKELFEEINPIKDFIGRDLELYFLDYFLDEPKFDERTAKDRNVTYEASLRVMTKLVNKRSGEIKEQEIYLGDFPLMTKRGTFIINGVERVVVSQLIRSPGVFFTGEIVRGRRLYGAKIIPNRGAWLEFETDANNVIWVRIDRKRKIAVTSLLRAFGYASDEEILNLFSSITRPNSASHQEGEETENKEKVFSGDDFITATIEKDLTKNKEEGLIEVYRRIRPGDLATADNAKQLIYAMFFNFNRYDFGRVGRYKINQRFGFDIENNKETRILRREDLTAVIKEIIRLNITQEEPDDIDHLGNRRVRANGELVQNKLRVGLARMERIIKDRMSTLDVTTITPNQLVNARPVIGVVREFFMSSQLSQFLDQTNPLAELEHKRRLSVMGPGGLSRERAGFEVRDVHRTHYGRICPIATPEGPNIGLVGHLSSYARLNEYGFLETPYRRVVKRVPNKSQNVQGKIARGDIKDQNDGIIVKSGERITAEQSKAISSQGRKDVPVKPFVSNEVIYLNAIQEEQYIITPATATLDEDGCFLSGTLEARIHSNPGFASPEEIDFIDVSPKQIVSVATSLIPFLEHDDAVRALMGTNMQRQAVACIKSEAPIVGTGVEGRAARDSGYIVIAEEDGEVVKVDGSEIIVQEKSNKKKSYQLAKFIRLNASTCLNQKPLVDKGDKVNIGDVLADGPCCDKGELALGQNILCAFMSWEGGNYEDAILISDNLVRSDSFSSIHIEDYSTDIRDTKLGAEVVTNDIPNVSEEKLKNLDEEGIIILGAEVRSGDILVGKITPKGETELSAEEKLLRAIFGDKAKDVRDSSLYLEHGEHGKVVGIKVFSREMGDKLPSGVIKTIQVSVARLRRVQAGDKMAGRHGNKGVISRIVPQEDMPHLPDGTPMDIVLSPLGVASRMNLGQILETHLGIAAKILGYRVASPVLDGVAEDVIKVELKKAGLPQDGKIQLYDGRTGEAFKERTTVGYIYMMKLNHLVEDKVHQRSIGPYSLITQQPLGGKAQFGGQRFGEMEVWALEGYGAAYTLQEILTIKSDDVAGRSRAYEAVIKGHPIERISLPESFNVLVRELKGLGLDVQLIKDGATGDSAKVRSRGRRS from the coding sequence ATGTCCTCTAATAACAAGACAATTGAGCGCAAGGTTTTTACCAAAAATCGCGATGCATTGCCGTTGCCGGATTTGATTGAGGTCCAAAAAGACGCCTATAAATGGTTTTTTGATCAAGGATTAAAAGAGCTTTTTGAAGAAATTAACCCGATTAAAGATTTTATCGGCCGCGATTTGGAACTATATTTTCTGGATTATTTCTTGGACGAGCCGAAATTTGATGAAAGAACGGCCAAAGACAGAAACGTTACTTATGAAGCGTCTTTGCGGGTGATGACCAAATTGGTTAACAAGCGGAGCGGCGAAATTAAAGAGCAAGAAATTTATTTGGGTGATTTTCCTTTGATGACTAAAAGGGGTACTTTTATTATTAATGGCGTTGAAAGAGTAGTTGTCTCCCAGTTGATTCGTTCGCCGGGAGTTTTTTTCACCGGGGAAATTGTTCGCGGCAGGCGCCTTTATGGGGCTAAGATAATTCCGAATCGAGGGGCCTGGCTAGAGTTTGAGACCGATGCCAATAATGTTATTTGGGTCAGAATTGATCGTAAACGAAAAATAGCTGTTACTTCTTTGTTGCGCGCTTTTGGTTATGCGAGCGACGAAGAGATATTAAACCTTTTCTCCAGCATTACGCGTCCTAATTCTGCTTCACATCAAGAGGGCGAAGAGACCGAGAATAAAGAAAAAGTTTTTTCCGGTGATGATTTCATCACTGCCACCATAGAAAAAGATTTGACTAAAAACAAGGAGGAGGGTTTGATTGAAGTTTACCGGCGGATCAGGCCCGGCGACCTGGCCACGGCTGATAATGCCAAACAGTTGATTTATGCGATGTTTTTTAATTTCAATCGCTATGATTTTGGTCGAGTAGGACGTTATAAGATTAACCAACGGTTTGGCTTTGATATAGAAAACAACAAGGAAACACGCATCTTGCGCCGTGAGGATTTAACAGCGGTTATCAAAGAGATTATCCGTTTGAACATCACCCAAGAAGAGCCGGACGATATTGATCACCTTGGTAATAGGCGCGTGCGGGCGAATGGCGAATTGGTTCAAAACAAACTGCGGGTTGGACTGGCGCGGATGGAAAGGATTATTAAAGACCGAATGAGCACTCTTGACGTAACCACGATTACGCCCAACCAATTAGTTAATGCCCGGCCTGTGATTGGGGTGGTGCGTGAATTTTTTATGTCTTCACAGCTCTCACAATTTTTAGATCAAACTAATCCTTTAGCCGAGCTAGAGCACAAGCGCCGTTTAAGTGTTATGGGTCCTGGAGGCTTATCGCGCGAACGAGCCGGGTTTGAGGTGCGCGATGTCCACAGAACTCATTATGGCCGGATTTGTCCAATTGCCACCCCCGAAGGTCCAAACATTGGTTTGGTTGGACACCTGTCTTCTTATGCTCGGCTTAACGAATACGGCTTTTTGGAAACCCCTTATCGCCGGGTAGTTAAACGGGTACCGAACAAATCACAAAACGTTCAAGGCAAGATTGCCAGAGGCGATATCAAAGATCAAAATGATGGTATTATTGTAAAATCTGGAGAAAGAATTACTGCGGAACAATCTAAAGCCATTAGCTCGCAAGGCCGTAAGGACGTTCCGGTCAAACCGTTTGTTTCTAATGAAGTTATTTATTTGAATGCCATCCAAGAAGAACAATATATTATCACACCCGCCACAGCCACCCTTGATGAAGACGGGTGTTTTCTTTCCGGGACATTAGAAGCCCGCATTCATAGCAATCCGGGTTTTGCCAGTCCCGAAGAAATTGATTTTATTGATGTTTCGCCCAAGCAAATTGTCAGCGTGGCCACATCTCTTATACCATTTTTAGAACACGATGATGCCGTTCGAGCTTTAATGGGGACCAATATGCAGCGTCAGGCTGTGGCCTGCATTAAGTCCGAGGCGCCTATTGTGGGCACCGGAGTCGAGGGTCGGGCAGCCAGGGATTCTGGTTATATCGTTATTGCCGAGGAGGATGGCGAGGTTGTTAAAGTGGATGGTTCGGAAATTATAGTCCAGGAAAAAAGCAACAAGAAAAAATCGTATCAGCTGGCCAAATTTATTCGTCTGAACGCTTCTACTTGTCTTAACCAAAAACCACTAGTAGATAAGGGCGACAAAGTTAACATCGGGGATGTTTTGGCCGACGGGCCATGTTGCGATAAAGGAGAATTGGCCCTGGGTCAGAATATTTTATGCGCTTTTATGTCCTGGGAGGGCGGAAATTACGAAGATGCTATTTTGATATCTGATAATTTGGTGCGGTCTGACAGTTTTTCATCAATCCATATTGAAGACTACTCCACTGATATCCGTGATACCAAGCTTGGCGCCGAGGTAGTGACGAATGATATCCCCAATGTAAGTGAAGAGAAGCTTAAAAATTTAGACGAAGAAGGTATTATTATACTGGGAGCAGAAGTTAGAAGCGGTGATATTTTGGTTGGTAAAATTACTCCCAAGGGCGAGACTGAACTTTCTGCCGAAGAAAAACTTTTGCGAGCCATTTTTGGCGACAAGGCCAAGGACGTTAGAGACAGTTCTTTGTATTTAGAGCATGGTGAGCACGGCAAGGTTGTGGGGATAAAAGTTTTTTCCCGAGAAATGGGCGACAAATTGCCTTCGGGCGTGATTAAAACGATCCAAGTTTCTGTTGCGCGGCTGCGCCGGGTTCAGGCCGGTGATAAAATGGCTGGTCGTCACGGTAATAAAGGTGTTATTTCCAGAATTGTCCCCCAGGAAGATATGCCCCATCTGCCCGATGGCACCCCGATGGATATTGTTTTGAGTCCTTTGGGCGTGGCCTCGCGTATGAACCTTGGTCAAATTTTAGAGACTCACTTAGGCATTGCAGCCAAAATTTTAGGTTATCGGGTAGCAAGCCCGGTTTTAGATGGTGTGGCCGAAGATGTGATCAAGGTCGAACTAAAAAAAGCCGGCCTTCCCCAGGACGGTAAAATTCAATTATACGATGGCCGGACCGGCGAAGCTTTTAAAGAAAGAACCACTGTTGGTTATATTTATATGATGAAGCTGAACCACTTGGTTGAGGACAAAGTTCATCAGCGCTCTATTGGCCCTTATTCTTTGATTACCCAGCAGCCTTTAGGCGGTAAAGCCCAGTTTGGGGGTCAGCGATTTGGAGAGATGGAAGTTTGGGCTCTTGAAGGCTATGGCGCGGCCTATACTTTGCAGGAAATTTTGACTATTAAAAGTGATGATGTGGCTGGCCGAAGCCGAGCATATGAGGCTGTGATTAAAGGCCATCCGATCGAACGGATTAGTTTGCCAGAGTCATTTAATGTGCTGGTGCGAGAACTCAAAGGGCTTGGTTTGGATGTGCAGTTGATTAAGGATGGGGCGACTGGCGATAGTGCAAAGGTAAGGAGCAGGGGAAGAAGGTCGTAA